Proteins encoded in a region of the Neodiprion lecontei isolate iyNeoLeco1 chromosome 5, iyNeoLeco1.1, whole genome shotgun sequence genome:
- the LOC107217618 gene encoding ecdysone receptor isoform X4, with product MKRRDDLSPPSSLNGYSADSCDAKKKKGPTPRQQEELCLVCGDRASGYHYNALTCEGCKGFFRRSITKNAVYQCKYGNNCEIDMYMRRKCQECRLKKCLTVGMRPECVVPEYQCAVKRKEKKAQKVGEKDKPNSTTMNGSPGSLSGMGADQMGVKLEPAETENLPMLGSSSSSNVHSHNGIKPVSPEQEELIHRLVYFQNEYEQPNKEDVIRITNEPNEGEDQSDTRFRHITEITILTVQLIVEFAKRLPGFDKLLREDQIALLKACSSEVMMLRMARSYDAVSDSIVFANNQPYGKDSYSLAGMGETVDDLLRFCRQMFAMKVDNAEYALLTAIVIFAERPSLVEGWKVEKIQEIYLEALKAYVDNRRRPKSGMIFAKLLSVLTELRTLGNQNSELCTSLKLKNKKLPPFLTEIWDVIP from the exons GAAGGGACGATTTATCACCACCAAGTTCTTTGAACGGGTACAGCGCGGACAGCTGTGAcgctaaaaagaaaaagggacCGACGCCGCGGCAGCAAGAAGAATTGTGCCTGGTTTGTGGGGACCGAGCCTCGGGTTACCACTATAACGCCCTCACGTGCGAGGGTTGCAAGGGTTTCTTCAGGCGAAGCATAACGAAGAACGCTGTCTATCAGTGCAAGTATGGAAATAACTGCGAGATCGATATGTACATGCGTAGAAAGTGTCAGGAGTGCAGGCTGAAGAAGTGTCTTACCGTTGGAATGCGGCCCGAATGCGTCGTACCCGAGTATCAATGCGCGGTCAAGCGCAAGGAGAAGAAGGCCCAGAAGGTAGGG GAAAAGGACAAACCAAACAGTACAACGATGAACGGATCGCCCGGAAGCCTCAGCGGCATGGGCGCCGATCAGATGGGGGTCAAGCTCGAACCGGCAGAGACCGAAAATCTTCCGATGCTCGGGAGCAGCAGTAGTTCGAACGTCCATTCCCACAACGGGATAAAACCCGTCAGTCCGGAGCAGGAGGAACTTATCCACAGGCTCGTTTACTTTCAGAACGAGTACGAACAACCTAACAAAGAGGATGTCATACGAATCACG AACGAACCCAATGAAGGAGAAGACCAGAGTGACACGAGGTTCAGGCATATCACCGAGATAACGATATTGACGGTGCAGCTGATTGTCGAGTTTGCGAAAAGGTTACCCGGGTTTGACAAACTATTACGCGAGGATCAAATAGCCCTCCTCAAGGCCTGCTCAAGCGAAGTTATGATGCTGAGGATGGCGAGGAGCTACGACGCAGTGTCTGACAGTATCGTATTCGCGAATAACCAACCCTACGGCAAAGACAGCTATAGCCTCGCCGGAATGGGCGAAACAGTTGACGATCTCCTAAGATTTTGCCGGCAGATGTTCGCGATGAAGGTCGACAACGCCGAGTACGCCTTGCTTACGGCCATCGTTATTTTTGCCG AAAGGCCATCTTTGGTCGAAGGATGGAAGGTGGAGAAAATACAGGAGATCTACCTCGAGGCGTTGAAGGCCTATGTTGACAATCGGCGGAGGCCAAAGTCGGGGATGATATTTGCTAAGCTCCTATCCGTTCTCACGGAACTGCGAACGCTTGGTAACCAGAACAGCGAGTTGTGCACAagcctgaaattgaaaaacaagaagCTGCCTCCCTTTCTTACCGAGATCTGGGACGTGATACCTTAG
- the LOC107217618 gene encoding ecdysone receptor isoform X3, with product MERDGGRDDLSPPSSLNGYSADSCDAKKKKGPTPRQQEELCLVCGDRASGYHYNALTCEGCKGFFRRSITKNAVYQCKYGNNCEIDMYMRRKCQECRLKKCLTVGMRPECVVPEYQCAVKRKEKKAQKVGEKDKPNSTTMNGSPGSLSGMGADQMGVKLEPAETENLPMLGSSSSSNVHSHNGIKPVSPEQEELIHRLVYFQNEYEQPNKEDVIRITNEPNEGEDQSDTRFRHITEITILTVQLIVEFAKRLPGFDKLLREDQIALLKACSSEVMMLRMARSYDAVSDSIVFANNQPYGKDSYSLAGMGETVDDLLRFCRQMFAMKVDNAEYALLTAIVIFAERPSLVEGWKVEKIQEIYLEALKAYVDNRRRPKSGMIFAKLLSVLTELRTLGNQNSELCTSLKLKNKKLPPFLTEIWDVIP from the exons GAAGGGACGATTTATCACCACCAAGTTCTTTGAACGGGTACAGCGCGGACAGCTGTGAcgctaaaaagaaaaagggacCGACGCCGCGGCAGCAAGAAGAATTGTGCCTGGTTTGTGGGGACCGAGCCTCGGGTTACCACTATAACGCCCTCACGTGCGAGGGTTGCAAGGGTTTCTTCAGGCGAAGCATAACGAAGAACGCTGTCTATCAGTGCAAGTATGGAAATAACTGCGAGATCGATATGTACATGCGTAGAAAGTGTCAGGAGTGCAGGCTGAAGAAGTGTCTTACCGTTGGAATGCGGCCCGAATGCGTCGTACCCGAGTATCAATGCGCGGTCAAGCGCAAGGAGAAGAAGGCCCAGAAGGTAGGG GAAAAGGACAAACCAAACAGTACAACGATGAACGGATCGCCCGGAAGCCTCAGCGGCATGGGCGCCGATCAGATGGGGGTCAAGCTCGAACCGGCAGAGACCGAAAATCTTCCGATGCTCGGGAGCAGCAGTAGTTCGAACGTCCATTCCCACAACGGGATAAAACCCGTCAGTCCGGAGCAGGAGGAACTTATCCACAGGCTCGTTTACTTTCAGAACGAGTACGAACAACCTAACAAAGAGGATGTCATACGAATCACG AACGAACCCAATGAAGGAGAAGACCAGAGTGACACGAGGTTCAGGCATATCACCGAGATAACGATATTGACGGTGCAGCTGATTGTCGAGTTTGCGAAAAGGTTACCCGGGTTTGACAAACTATTACGCGAGGATCAAATAGCCCTCCTCAAGGCCTGCTCAAGCGAAGTTATGATGCTGAGGATGGCGAGGAGCTACGACGCAGTGTCTGACAGTATCGTATTCGCGAATAACCAACCCTACGGCAAAGACAGCTATAGCCTCGCCGGAATGGGCGAAACAGTTGACGATCTCCTAAGATTTTGCCGGCAGATGTTCGCGATGAAGGTCGACAACGCCGAGTACGCCTTGCTTACGGCCATCGTTATTTTTGCCG AAAGGCCATCTTTGGTCGAAGGATGGAAGGTGGAGAAAATACAGGAGATCTACCTCGAGGCGTTGAAGGCCTATGTTGACAATCGGCGGAGGCCAAAGTCGGGGATGATATTTGCTAAGCTCCTATCCGTTCTCACGGAACTGCGAACGCTTGGTAACCAGAACAGCGAGTTGTGCACAagcctgaaattgaaaaacaagaagCTGCCTCCCTTTCTTACCGAGATCTGGGACGTGATACCTTAG
- the LOC107217625 gene encoding neprilysin-1, producing MKTDGNNGYLRTNVVPEDSELLPASVGHQGPASGVPLQVTIGPRGVAAASITHHGGSNLQGSIGGGGVPRGRSHVSLNRQRLLGVLAFTLVASCLLTLLLLGLNTSRECDQEIVPKVCMTEECVRTAASLLSAMDQTAAPCVDFFQYACGTWNRLHVIPEDRSSISTFEVLADQLQVILKRVLEEPPNEDDNAATLKAKMFYKSCVDIPRIREIGDAPLRTTLRGLGGWPAVEGTSWIPPPYPVEVLLGRLRGEYNEGVLLEQWVGPDDKNSSANILQLDQMQLALPSRDYYLKASSQAELKAYHRYMTNVAILLGANPETAAAEFDQVIVLEKQLANASLPEADRHDTSAIYRKLTLRQLQEEVPQLNWHVYLTAFLTAPITEDEPVVTYAMPYFVQMGRILENTDQRTLHNYVLWRLVMSIMPHMIDDYQQKRVEFRKILLGILSERNRWSQCVEWTNKKLGMAVGALFIRDNFNHESKETALEMIHTIREAFNELLAENHWMDDETRAVAKSKADSMNERIGYPEFLKDSVELSKEYVMLNITDHRFLENILAVLKYDAYHNLQKLRQPVDKDKWSTEPAVVNAFYNPNKNDIVFPAGILQPLFYSQHFPKSLNYGGIGVVIGHEITHGFDDKGRQFDKDGNMMQWWNNATIRAFRERAQCIVDQYSRYRLQEIDLYVNGRMTQGENIADNGGLKQSFRAYKKWVSIHGEEPLLPGVNLTHDQLFFLNYAQIWCGSMRPEDALTKIRSSVHSPGPVRVLGPLSNSQDFARAFNCSPGSPMNPTHKCSVW from the exons ATGAAGACTGACGGCAACAACGGCTACCTCAGGACCAACGTCGTCCCCGAGGACAGCGAGCTCCTTCCAGCTTCCGTCGGACACCAGGGACCGGCTTCCGGTGTACCGCTTCAG GTGACAATCGGCCCTCGAGGAGTCGCAGCAGCCAGCATAACTCATCACGGTGGAAGCAATCTTCAGGGTTCGATTGGCGGCGGTGGAGTTCCAAGAGGAAGAAGTCATGTGTCCTTGAACAGGCAGCGACTGCTCGGTGTGTTGGCCTTCACTCTCGTCGCAAGCTGCTTGCTCACTCTTCTGCTCCTCGGTCTGAATACGTCGCGTGAATGCGATCAAGAAATAG TGCCCAAGGTGTGCATGACCGAGGAGTGCGTGCGAACAG CCGCCAGCCTCCTCTCGGCGATGGATCAAACCGCAGCGCCATGCGTGGACTTTTTCCAATACGCCTGCGGCACTTGGAATCGCCTTCACGTCATTCCCGAGGATCGCAGCTCGATAAGCACCTTCGAAGTGCTCGCTGACCAACTCCAGGTCATCCTTAAACGAGTCCTCGAAGAGCCGCCGAACGAAGACGACAACGCCGCAACCCTGAAGGCGAAAATGTTCTACAAGTCCTGCGTCGATATCC CTCGAATACGAGAGATCGGTGATGCTCCGCTCAGGACGACCCTTCGGGGACTCGGGGGGTGGCCGGCAGTCGAGGGTACCTCCTGGATCCCTCCGCCGTATCCAGTCGAGGTCCTGTTGGGCCGCCTTCGTGGCGAGTACAACGAGGGAGTGCTTCTGGAGCAGTGGGTCGGACCCGACGACAAGAACTCCTCCGCGAACATCCTCCAG CTGGATCAGATGCAGCTGGCTCTTCCAAGCCGCGACTATTACTTGAAGGCCAGCAGCCAGGCTGAGCTGAAGGCCTACCACCGTTACATGACGAACGTCGCAATCCTCCTCGGAGCGAATCCAGAGACTGCGGCGGCAGAATTCGACCAAGTAATCGTCCTCGAGAAGCAGCTTGCTAAC GCGTCGCTTCCGGAAGCTGACAGACACGATACCTCCGCAATTTATCGAAAGCTGACTCTCCGCCAGCTCCAAGAGGAAGTCCCTCAGCTGAACTGGCATGTTTATCTAACGGCCTTTCTGACCGCTCCGATAACGGAGGATGAGCCCGTCGTTACGTACGCGATGCCCTACTTCGTCCAGATGGGCCGCATCCTTGAAAACACCGACCAGAG GACCCTCCACAACTATGTCCTTTGGCGCCTGGTCATGTCGATAATGCCGCACATGATCGACGACTACCAACAGAAGCGAGTAGAGTTTCGTAAAATCCTCCTGGGAATCCTGAGCGAGCGGAACCGCTGGTCTCAGTGCGTTGAATGGACAAACAAGAAGCTGGGCATGGCAGTTGGCGCACTATTCATCCGGGACAACTTCAACCACGAGAGCAAG GAGACCGCGCTGGAGATGATTCACACTATCAGAGAGGCCTTCAACGAACTTCTGGCTGAGAATCATTGGATGGACGACGAGACGAGGGCCGTGGCGAAGAGCAAGGCCGATTCGATGAACGAGCGTATCGGGTATCCAGAGTTCCTCAAGGACTCGGTTGAGCTTTCGAAGGAATACGTCATG CTCAACATCACGGACCATCGTTTCCTTGAGAACATACTGGCGGTTCTGAAGTACGACGCGTACCACAATCTACAGAAGTTGAGGCAGCCGGTAGACAAGGACAAATGGTCGACCGAACCGGCGGTTGTCAACGCTTTCTACAACCCCAACAAAAACGACATAG TATTTCCCGCGGGTATACTACAGCCGTTATTCTATTCGCAACACTTTCCCAAGTCCCTAAATTACGGCGGTATCGGTGTCGTCATCGGGCACGAGATCACCCACGGTTTCGACGACAAGGGGCGCCAGTTCGACAAGGACGGTAACATGATGCAGTGGTGGAACAACGCCACTATCAGGGCATTTCGCGAACGCGCGCAGTGTATAGTTGACCAGTATTCCCGCTACAGACTCCAGGAAATTGACCTTTACGTAAATGGCCGGATGACTCAGGGCGAGAACATCGCCGATAACGGTGGTCTCAAGCAGTCCTTTAGG GCTTACAAAAAGTGGGTTTCCATTCACGGAGAGGAGCCGCTGTTGCCAGGTGTGAATTTGACGCACGATCAGCTGTTCTTTTTGAATTATGCCCAGATTTGGTGCGGCTCGATGCGCCCGGAGGACGCATTGACAAAGATCCGTAGCAGCGTGCATTCGCCGGGTCCGGTGCGGGTTTTGGGCCCACTTTCTAACAGCCAGGATTTTGCGCGTGCCTTCAACTGCTCACCGGGCTCGCCGATGAACCCGACTCACAAATGCAGCGTCTGGTGA